taaatatattattttaagaCAGCTCACAATTTATTTCATCATATATAATTGCAAATTTTAATTACCAAATCATAAGGCGAATTTgcataattttttaatttaaaaaattattgaaaattaataaaatagtttaaagtggtTTTGAAATAGAATCACACAGAATTATTCTATTgtataataaattttaattattttttttcaaatttaaagtaTTAAACCTTTTATTAgaattaaattttataattttttaaaaataaaatttaacaatatatgatgagattttataataaaataaataatttcaCAATTCTCTGGTTAACCTAGGTTATTTCATATAGGTCTAGTTATTCTTTGAACAATTAATATGAGAAGTTTTAATACGAATATTCACTGAAAATATATAGAAATTTTATTTTACATAAAtaacttaaaaatattttcaactAAACCTATTCATAACCGGTCTGTGTGCGTCCAACTAACAGACCAAACTCTTTGTTGTTTGGGCTAATCATGTTTAGGTACTTCATTCTTCTCCACCAAAAATGTTACATCCTAACGTGCGTTTAACCAAAAATTATTAATATGTAGACACGCATTTAAAGTAGATGAAAGTTAGATTTTTATGGTTTAAATTATTAAACCATAAAACTCTAATTCTTATTTGTAACTGTGTTGAATCAAGCACTGAAGTTCTGTAACATAACCTCATATACCACTGATTAGGGTCTAGGTAGTGCAGACAGAAGAAAACCATAAAACGCATCTATATCAAAGAGTTACTACAAATTAGCAAGTTACAACTGGATCAGCAATAGAACTCCAAATAAATATGCGATTGAACACAAGGGTAAGATGAGATTTTGCACCAACAGTACACACAAATTAGTAAATTACAATTGGTTTAGCAATAGACCTCTAAAAAAATATGCCCGTGCAGAACACAACTGTGAATCGAGATTTTGCGCCAAAGCCCATGCCAAGTCACATAATGATCAGATTTGTACGATAATATACAAAGTCAATGATCCTAAAAAGAGGCACATTCCCTAGGGGTATGTTTACAGCCCTGTGCGCTATCTGATTGAGCTTGCTGCTGTTGTGATGTTTGGTATTTTTTGCAAGTGCGTAATACCTGTGTAGACAGCCAATTAGTTTGAGAAGATTTTCAATTGAAACAACTATGTTTAGTTATTGAGAGTAATCAAGATACTTTACTATGCCACCTGCGATCTCAGGTGATGCATACAAGTTATTCATCCGAATTTTTTAGCTTTCTTGGCCTTTTGTTAGCTGGTGAAGATGAGGCGTCAGTTGGTCTTCCTGGTGCCTTCGGAAAGGAAAGATTGCACAGAATGAGAAAATGCAATTGTGAAGATTTTGACCAAATAAGCAAGAACGCAAGAGAGCTTTAAGGAAAAAAAACATGCGATTTACCTTACGTTTCTGCTCCTTTTTGACAATGTGCTCCCCTGAAAATTCagttgaataaataaatacaaCTGGACTTCAAAAAAAATCGGTTCGGCTGAAGATCAATCTTTCCCTTTTGCCTTTCTTAAACAAATAATCATCAACTACTTGCTAATTACAAACAAAAATAGCTGCTAATATCTTATTACCTCCAAAACCTGTGGAGTCTGGAATGAATGTCCTATCCTGATCTAAAATACGCTGGAAACTCTGCAAACAGACTGTCATTAATAATTTAGGCTGAAATAGACATTGACAAACAATTTTGTAGTAGAAGATGTTCGAATGTCCTAAGGTTTTAAGCATGCTCTCACAATTATGGTGAATGAATGCACATTTAACCACCAATTATTTAAGTAAATGGTCAGATTGAGTATCAGACTAGCCTGAGCGTTCAGGTGGATTAGACTAACAGATGGTACGATAACTACGTACTGCATTGCAATCCATATTCTACCCTACAATACGATGCAGTGTATATTATATATAGGATCAACCAATCACTGACTTTTGGAGTTCCTGGTGTCTCAGGATATGAACCCTCACGGTAAGATGAACCTTCAGCCTCCTTGTACTGGAACTGAAAAAAAAGTAATAAAAAATTAAGAGACTTTCAAAAGTCATATAAATATGGTAGGTACATAATACTTGCGACTTAATTCTGTATTTGCCCTAAACTGTAAGGGctattttcaattttataacaTATTTGCTTCTATTGCCACTTACAGGTTACAAACCACCGTATTAACAAATTACTGAACCAAGGGAATGAAATATTGGTAAGTACTCTGACATTCCATAACTAATACTGTCCTAGGAATAATACAAGCAGTTCACAGTACCAAGAAAATATAACTATTATCAATATTATGATTATAATCTACAAGCTAAAATACAGTCCCTAAAGTGTGACCTCTCTATAGTTCATCATTACCATCTCAAACCCACCAAAGGGCCACACAGTCCAAAAATAAAATGTTTCTGTTTAATACCTGTACATCTTTGACCAAATATGCTTTTAAATACAAAAGTGTAATCACAGCAACTTTCAAATATGATATATCTTATGCTTGCATATGTAAATTCCTCCGTAGGACAGACTTCTAATAATTCAGTTATAACAAGCACATCATTGCAGATTATTATTGACATCAACCACTTAAATTTTACTAGTTTTACATCGCAGACCACGTACATCTTTTTACTTGGAAATAGAAAGAGGATGACTTGAGGAATCAAATGGGAAAGTGAGATACCATACCTGGAAAATCAAGTATTTATAGCTTAGACTGCATTAACATAAAAATCTATGTCTCGATAGGCAGAGTGGCAGAGGTGCTAGACAGAGTGGAGCATAAAAAGGGCTAGAAGTGCAAACCACAGAATTCAAAACAGACAAAGAAAATACCTGTTTCTGAAGATTCAGAAGAGTAAGTATCTCTTTTCTTAATTCCAGATGTTCTTCACAAACAGCTTTGGTCGGAACCTTCGGTTTCATATTAACCTGTGAAAAGAACAGAATAGGCAGACGCATTCACTTGTAGAGAAAACCAAGAAGAAGGTCTCTTCTATCTATTTTCTATTAGtttttttctatttattttataATGAAAATTTCTTCAATTAAGCAACTACAATtaatactccctccatcccaaaATAGTAGTctctttaaaaaaaatattatccCATATCCAATGCAAATTTATTAACAAAATTTTTAATTTACCCTCTTCTTTTTATCATTTCCAATGCAACTTTACTCTAGTCATAGATAAAATGCAATAAATAAGGGTAAGACTTGAAATATACAATTCAACCAACTATTCTTAATATGCGTGAATTATTCAAAAGAGAATAATAaaatgggatggagggagtattaCAGAAAGGTATTCGGGTCTGTCACAAATATATGAAAATTATGTATATTGATAATGATAAACTCTGGGAGTCCCATAAAAAGGGTTTAAGTTTATTTCTGCATGCATATCAAGATATTGTATGTTGAATGCTCTACTATCAATATATTATTTTTGGCGATAAAATGTTCTCAATATACCCCATCCTAGATATTTTCATGGGAAAAAACGTTTTGCACCGTCACATTTTTTAATGACATAGGAGTCATCTATTTTCATGACTGTGAAGTGATTTCAGACTAAAATATTTAGCTCAGTGGTACAGGAAACAAATATAATGTGGTAAGCAGAATAGTATCTTGCAGAATACTCTCTTTGCCTGAGTGacatgcaatttcataaattcatgcTTGCATGGGATAAATATTATCTACCATTTAAGTTTAAGCTGTGAACTATACCCCGAGATCTTGTAATATTTGCTCAACTCGTTTGATAGTTCGAAGTCCAGCTGATGAGCTTGCAGCTTGCACCATTTGCTCAAATCCATAAGTCCGCAAATACACCCGAAGCTGGAAAAACAAATCTTGTCAGCTGGGTAAGTTTAACATTTCTTGTCCAAATATATCTAGGATCGCTATTACTATGCAAAAGTGATAATACGAAAGAAGAGTTATATGCTTAGAAAGGTCTATAAGTATAAACAAAACAAAAAAGTGGACAACATATGCCTAGAATtgtttataaataaataaagaaaaaAGATGTTAAGTGTGAAATCAAACAAGGGAAAGGAGCATACAAGTAACGACAAGTAGTATATCAGAGTGATAAAACTAATTCAGATACGACCATGTCGATTTGTTTTATATAGATAAGGTCTATATGATGGTAACGAGGCTATGCATTAGTGATCATTAAATATATAAACATACAGAATAAGGCCTCTTCCTAGCGCCTTCACGTTTCAGGGATGCTGGTTACTAAACATGGGATTATGAGGTCTTGGGTTCGAGCCCTCTCACCCccaatatttaaatttatttgtGTGTCTAGCATTGCCTGCTGTTTGTTTGTCCGAGCGAGGGAGTGTGTTATATATTGTATACGATCCAACTAAGGCATATTCCTCATACCTTACGGTTTCAGGAGTGCTGGTTACTTAACAATTGCACTCATTATCAACCAGCAAAAAAACTGAGAAGTGGAGGAACCATGATTGATAAATTACCATGCGCAGCGAAGCTGAGGCTGAGGCAGTCTCGGCGATAGATATCGGAGGGACACCTGACTGAGGATTTGAAGAAGGTGATGCATCATCTACATTAACATTGTCCCTCTCAGCATCCCCAGCACCACCAGTCAATATGgggattaattcagaatcttgGGCAGCCTGAGTATTGAAGTACAACAGTCTTATTATACAAGCAAGCCTACTGCAAATATTAAACTTGTAAAAAACATGGTGtaaaagaataaataaataaaattgtttttTGCTTTTTTACTAGAATGAGGGAGGAGGGGACTTAGGATGGGAATGATGAGGAATGAACTCTAAACCTACTCATGTGACATTAAGAGCAATTTTAATTACATGTGAAGAAAAAGGAATATTCAACATAAGATGTTAATTTGTCAATTAATGCACTGCGATTACATTTTATCTACTGCATTTTAAGTCCTCAAATTAATCAGAAACGAGTGATAGAAAATCCAAATGGATGGATAATTTCATGATTAGAACATGACTAAGAATTCAGAGCCACTAGAACTGAATAAGTAAAAGCATCACACGCTACAAACTTTTGGTTGTATATATATGTCGGTGCTTCTTTTAAACAAGAATATTTATGAAAGAAGGAAAATATATCGAATTCAAAGTGACTCTTGCCTTCGCAGCCATTCGTGCCTCCATAATTCTCTTCGCTTCAGCATAAACCTGATATAAAATTGTTGCAGAAACATATAAATATTAGAAAGTACTGAGCCTGCATGTTTAAGAATAAAATAGGGGTAGTGGATATCAAGATGAAGGTAATTGTTACCTCAGCATCTCTGCGCTCTTGGTGCTTTGACTGTGAAAGAATCATTGACAAAGCACGCTTGCGCTCTGTCTCTTGAGCAAGGTTGTATGGATCCTAAAGCAGAGTAACAAGCAATAGATTTACAAGCAGGATTGTGAATTTCAAATAAGCCATACAGTACTTtgtataaatttaatataaacaGTTTGCTTATGCAGGAAACAATTGAGCAGTGATGTAGAACCTTAACAAGAGGATGCCCAGAAACATCAGCTGGAGAAGAAGCCCTTGCAATCACTATAGCTCGTGAAACTACACATGTAAAAAGTCATCACTATCAACAAATGCAAAATTTACTCGCAAGCAAATCGAATATGTCAATCATAAAGACTGATAAACACATTTATCACCATAAACTGTAAATGGGCAACAAAGCGCCAAGACAGAAACATAATAGCTAATGTACCACTATAGTATCGATTTTTCAGTTCTTCCACGGTTCGAGAATATGGTAACTTATCAGCTATCACAACAAAACGAAGATCAAAGCGGCCACACAAATCGAATAGCTGATCAGTTTCTTCCCTGGTCCATGCCTAACAAATAAACAAACATAAACACTTGGTTACAAGGACATGGAAAAAATTAGGTGTCGAGTGTAATCATTTGTAAAAATCGGCAGACACTAAGGAAAAAATCATATCATATCTTGAATCTGGGAATTTATGTGTTTGAGATTCAGCAGACTTGTAAAAAGCTCTTCATCTAGGAAGCAGGAATACTTTGGTTACCTAACGCACCCCTGTTCTAAATACTTCACTACTAAGATACTCGTACAATCCCAACTGTAATATTTCATTCTACACTTCGTACTAGAAACTGGGGTTAACTGCTAAAACAAAAAGTAAAGTATTAATTTGTATTTACCTCTACAAAATTAATAGTTCCGACCACCAGGCCGTGAGGCTTTCCCAGGGGAAGTTTTCTATTTACATTCCCGTCTATGGATTTATCAATCATATAATCACATATATAATACATATTTATAATATCTTCATATGTGTTGTAACACCCTGGACCTAGATCACCATATTAACATCATTTTCAAATCCACGCATCCCCGCACTACATACCCGCATCCTCACACCCGTATTCAACTTCTTAGCTCTTATCAAGTGCTGACTAGATACAGAATTCTCGTCTACTTAGTaaaaagaga
The sequence above is drawn from the Apium graveolens cultivar Ventura chromosome 2, ASM990537v1, whole genome shotgun sequence genome and encodes:
- the LOC141708029 gene encoding SWR1-complex protein 4: MDAKDILGIPKTTPSLPHEKKSRPPKDSQRKPDGISREVYALTGGLAPLMPSIDVNQLKKRTQAENEKITWQWLPFTSSARKDNLQLYHWVRVVNGVPPTGDYSFAKYNKSIDVIKYTDVEYEKFLEDPAWTREETDQLFDLCGRFDLRFVVIADKLPYSRTVEELKNRYYSVSRAIVIARASSPADVSGHPLVKDPYNLAQETERKRALSMILSQSKHQERRDAEVYAEAKRIMEARMAAKAAQDSELIPILTGGAGDAERDNVNVDDASPSSNPQSGVPPISIAETASASASLRMLRVYLRTYGFEQMVQAASSSAGLRTIKRVEQILQDLGVNMKPKVPTKAVCEEHLELRKEILTLLNLQKQFQYKEAEGSSYREGSYPETPGTPKSFQRILDQDRTFIPDSTGFGGEHIVKKEQKRKAPGRPTDASSSPANKRPRKLKNSDE